Proteins encoded together in one Haloarcula rubripromontorii window:
- the asnB gene encoding asparagine synthase (glutamine-hydrolyzing), producing MCGICGQYIRSGSPTTDVLERMNDCQCHRGPDDDGIFRDGSVGLAHRRLSIIDPESGGQPIHNEDGTVTVIFNGEIYNYGRLKDRLTSAGHRFTTETDTEVLVHLYEEEGPSFVDELDGMFAFALWDSDRARLLLARDPMGIKPLVLAETDDKLAFASELPSLFESEMELGGIDRDALAQYFAFGYIPAPKTAFRNVSKVRPGERILVSDDGIDREKYHDPSITPRDPDIDTAAAHLRSLVESAVEKRLMADVELGAFLSGGIDSTIIVGTMAQLLDEPVKTFTVGFNQDRFDESWAAREVASFHNTDHHEITLTANDVRESVPDVLNKLGEPFADPALMPSYAVSRATRNNVKVALSGDGADELFAGYDKYRVESLSKYYRALPSQIRKYAVEPAVNALPASRGTAIGDAVYKGQWFINRSGERSVPERHFDLMRVSDDQAIQSVTNVDPIEAGQTTLRTQHAAISPELTDRASLARIQAVDTRLSLPDQMLTKVDQASMYNSLEVRVPFLDTDVVEYALSLPTDHKLTGRDRKRVLKRAFDDVLPESILQRNKHGFDMPIGEWFKHELADEFVSMVRSTELGILDTAAILDLFEEHLNGNHDHSRFLWTVYVFKHWALRMEEQGVIE from the coding sequence ATGTGTGGAATCTGTGGTCAGTATATTCGATCTGGCTCACCTACAACCGATGTTCTTGAACGTATGAACGACTGTCAGTGTCACCGAGGTCCTGACGACGATGGGATTTTCAGAGATGGAAGTGTTGGGCTCGCGCACCGACGACTCAGTATCATCGACCCCGAGAGCGGCGGCCAGCCGATCCACAACGAGGACGGTACGGTAACCGTCATCTTCAACGGAGAGATCTATAATTACGGTCGTCTCAAAGACCGACTCACGTCCGCCGGACACAGGTTTACCACTGAGACTGACACGGAAGTGTTGGTTCATCTCTACGAAGAAGAAGGTCCCAGTTTTGTCGACGAACTAGACGGAATGTTTGCGTTCGCTCTGTGGGACAGTGACCGCGCCCGTCTGTTACTAGCCCGTGACCCGATGGGAATCAAGCCGCTCGTTCTCGCCGAAACTGACGACAAGCTTGCATTCGCCTCCGAACTCCCATCGTTGTTCGAGAGCGAGATGGAACTCGGCGGCATAGATCGAGACGCACTGGCTCAGTACTTCGCATTCGGCTATATTCCTGCGCCGAAAACGGCCTTCCGTAACGTCTCGAAGGTCCGACCCGGCGAGCGGATACTCGTATCCGACGATGGGATCGACCGAGAAAAATACCACGACCCCTCGATCACGCCTCGTGACCCTGATATTGACACTGCTGCCGCACACCTCCGCTCGCTCGTCGAATCGGCGGTGGAAAAACGCCTTATGGCTGATGTTGAACTCGGAGCGTTCCTCAGTGGGGGGATCGATTCGACGATAATTGTCGGGACGATGGCACAGCTACTCGATGAGCCCGTAAAGACGTTTACCGTCGGTTTCAATCAGGATCGATTCGACGAATCCTGGGCGGCACGAGAGGTGGCGTCTTTCCACAACACCGACCATCACGAGATCACGCTCACGGCGAATGATGTCCGTGAATCCGTGCCAGATGTGCTGAATAAACTGGGGGAGCCCTTCGCCGACCCGGCACTGATGCCGAGTTATGCTGTGTCCCGAGCCACGAGAAATAACGTCAAGGTCGCACTCTCGGGAGACGGTGCCGACGAACTGTTCGCTGGCTATGATAAGTACCGAGTTGAGTCCCTGTCAAAATACTATCGAGCGCTGCCATCCCAGATACGAAAGTACGCCGTTGAACCGGCTGTGAATGCGCTACCAGCCTCACGCGGGACTGCAATCGGTGACGCCGTATACAAAGGACAGTGGTTCATAAACCGAAGCGGAGAACGATCGGTTCCAGAACGTCACTTCGATTTAATGCGTGTATCCGATGACCAAGCCATCCAGTCCGTCACAAACGTTGACCCAATCGAAGCCGGGCAGACCACGCTCCGTACACAGCACGCCGCGATATCACCTGAGTTGACTGATAGGGCGAGTTTGGCACGGATACAGGCTGTTGACACCCGCTTGTCGCTCCCAGATCAGATGCTCACGAAAGTCGACCAGGCCAGTATGTACAACTCACTTGAGGTGCGTGTTCCGTTCCTCGATACTGATGTCGTTGAGTATGCACTCAGTCTCCCGACAGACCACAAACTAACTGGCCGTGATCGAAAGCGCGTGCTGAAACGAGCTTTCGATGATGTGCTGCCGGAGTCTATCTTACAGCGAAACAAACACGGGTTCGATATGCCGATCGGTGAGTGGTTCAAACACGAACTTGCCGACGAGTTTGTCTCGATGGTCCGTTCTACCGAGCTAGGCATTCTTGACACCGCTGCGATTTTAGACCTATTCGAAGAACATCTCAACGGAAACCACGATCATTCGCGGTTCCTCTGGACTGTATACGTCTTCAAACACTGGGCGCTGCGCATGGAAGAACAGGGGGTCATCGAATAG
- a CDS encoding glycosyltransferase yields MGNTGPIAFFVPSLTIGGAERVTVSVANGLSQRGYDVDLVVSYHEGDFRSDVAGTVNVVDLGTQRIPGIGIGASVPALVRYLRRRSPQILFSQMTYANVIHMASQVLSGADTVTISTIHNTLGMQEESKEKLVQWLQRRLAHQSDQFVAVSEGVADSVVEHVGVDREKVSVLHNPIPVSEVQERAGESVEHPWVDSANRSVVLGVGRLERAKNFGSFLHAFERVHAARPDTRAIVVGRGSKRTELETLAAELGIDDVVSFPGFVDNPYGYMAGADVLAMSSVHEGLPTVLIEALACGCPVVSTDCPSGPAEILKDGEYGPLVDVDDDEGLAAAIQRTLDDPLPSDVLVERANNFAPAAVIDQYEAFIRSFASVDSTDDIGTRSEPPAPSS; encoded by the coding sequence ATGGGTAACACTGGGCCGATAGCGTTCTTCGTTCCCTCTCTGACAATCGGTGGTGCCGAGCGTGTGACAGTTTCTGTCGCGAACGGGCTCTCTCAGCGCGGATATGACGTAGACCTTGTCGTATCATATCATGAGGGTGACTTCCGGTCCGATGTTGCTGGAACAGTAAACGTCGTCGACCTCGGAACGCAGCGGATACCAGGGATAGGGATCGGTGCGAGCGTTCCTGCTCTCGTTCGCTATCTGCGTCGACGTTCTCCGCAAATACTCTTTTCACAAATGACATATGCTAACGTCATTCACATGGCTTCACAGGTTCTATCGGGTGCTGATACGGTCACTATCTCGACGATCCACAACACGCTTGGAATGCAGGAGGAATCGAAAGAGAAGCTGGTCCAGTGGCTGCAGCGTCGCCTCGCTCACCAATCAGACCAGTTCGTCGCCGTTTCAGAAGGTGTCGCCGACAGCGTCGTGGAACACGTCGGCGTCGACCGCGAGAAGGTGTCCGTTCTCCACAATCCGATCCCGGTCAGTGAGGTACAGGAGCGAGCAGGGGAGTCGGTGGAGCATCCCTGGGTCGACTCTGCGAACCGAAGTGTCGTTCTCGGTGTCGGACGCTTGGAGAGAGCGAAGAACTTTGGGTCGTTTCTCCACGCTTTCGAACGAGTTCATGCCGCTCGACCGGACACGCGTGCAATAGTAGTCGGTCGCGGATCAAAGCGGACCGAACTCGAAACGTTGGCGGCCGAGTTAGGCATCGACGACGTGGTTTCGTTTCCTGGTTTTGTCGACAATCCCTACGGCTACATGGCGGGTGCGGATGTCCTCGCAATGTCTTCAGTCCACGAGGGTTTACCGACCGTTCTTATAGAGGCGCTTGCCTGCGGATGTCCAGTCGTCTCGACTGATTGTCCCAGTGGCCCGGCGGAGATCCTCAAAGACGGTGAGTACGGCCCACTCGTCGATGTCGATGACGACGAAGGACTTGCAGCGGCCATTCAGAGAACGCTCGACGATCCACTCCCGAGTGATGTACTGGTTGAGCGTGCGAACAATTTCGCCCCGGCGGCCGTGATAGACCAGTACGAAGCCTTTATTCGAAGCTTCGCGTCGGTGGATAGCACTGATGATATCGGCACCCGATCCGAGCCGCCTGCTCCATCATCGTGA
- a CDS encoding DUF1616 domain-containing protein, whose protein sequence is MPATVDLLAAVGYTAVVLLALLSSLDGIFLAAVALPFLLFVPGYAVVASLFPTWNPEYENHRLIVTERILYSVAASICLAIIVGVNLEFTPWPIRPIPVLTTLAIITVVASGIAGYRRHRRTPTGLGQASTPSENSRAASRRSNGEGIQLGTIVVGVAILVAFASVTLVAAQPQRGEAYTEFGLLTENETGDLEASGYPEQIAMGESEQMYFTVINHEMETTEYVVVVQLARTAPTGEVIERTRLDSYDNRTAAGDRWLQRHTVTPVLEGERLRLTYLLYKGSLPEQPTAENAYRETHIWVDVP, encoded by the coding sequence TTGCCAGCGACTGTCGATTTGCTTGCTGCCGTTGGGTACACAGCAGTTGTGCTCCTCGCCTTACTGTCGTCTCTTGACGGCATTTTCCTCGCAGCCGTCGCCCTCCCGTTCTTACTATTCGTCCCGGGCTATGCCGTGGTCGCGTCACTGTTTCCCACTTGGAACCCGGAGTACGAGAACCACCGATTGATCGTCACCGAACGGATACTGTACTCAGTTGCGGCGAGTATCTGTTTGGCAATCATCGTTGGAGTCAACCTTGAGTTCACACCGTGGCCAATTCGCCCGATACCAGTTCTCACTACCCTTGCTATTATCACTGTGGTGGCATCTGGGATCGCGGGGTATCGGCGCCACAGAAGGACACCGACTGGTCTCGGGCAGGCTTCGACACCCTCTGAAAACTCACGGGCCGCCAGTCGACGTTCCAACGGAGAAGGGATACAGCTGGGGACTATCGTTGTGGGTGTGGCGATACTCGTCGCATTCGCCAGCGTAACCTTGGTCGCGGCTCAGCCACAACGCGGTGAAGCCTACACAGAGTTCGGACTGCTGACCGAGAATGAGACTGGCGATCTGGAGGCCAGTGGCTATCCAGAACAGATCGCGATGGGTGAGTCCGAACAGATGTATTTCACTGTCATCAACCACGAGATGGAGACAACTGAGTATGTCGTCGTCGTGCAGTTAGCCAGAACCGCACCGACGGGAGAGGTGATTGAGCGCACACGTCTCGACAGTTATGATAACCGGACCGCGGCTGGAGACCGGTGGCTGCAGCGGCACACGGTTACGCCAGTACTGGAAGGGGAGCGCTTACGGTTGACGTATCTACTGTACAAGGGAAGTCTCCCCGAGCAACCCACAGCTGAGAACGCGTATCGTGAGACTCACATCTGGGTCGACGTACCGTGA
- a CDS encoding glycosyltransferase family 2 protein codes for MYNGSTIGVVVPAYNEEGFICDVIDSLPEYVDQVFVIDDCSTDGTWTEIKEYVDTEVKQAGVTGDSAEQIVVADGAGTTISESQTFLDKRIVPVRHQTNGGRGAAIQTGYELALMSGMDAIAVLDGDGQMDPNILDEILDPVVEGEADYAKGNRLISRRHCAQMSNWRFFGNALLTILTKIASGHWEMRDPQNGYTAISATALEELSLNDLFDDYGFLNDMLIQLDANGMTVRDVPMEAFYGDESSGIRYGSFVPKLSLLLFRGYIWRLQQKYLSRTKSE; via the coding sequence GTGTATAACGGTTCGACAATCGGTGTTGTTGTTCCCGCATACAATGAAGAGGGGTTTATCTGTGACGTCATCGACTCACTTCCGGAGTATGTCGACCAGGTGTTCGTTATCGACGACTGCTCGACAGATGGCACGTGGACCGAGATCAAGGAATACGTGGATACCGAAGTGAAACAGGCAGGTGTGACCGGTGATTCTGCGGAGCAAATAGTTGTTGCCGATGGGGCAGGAACAACGATCTCTGAAAGTCAGACGTTCCTCGACAAACGGATCGTCCCGGTCCGTCACCAGACAAACGGTGGTCGCGGGGCCGCTATACAAACGGGGTACGAACTCGCGCTTATGAGCGGCATGGATGCGATTGCAGTTCTTGATGGCGATGGTCAGATGGATCCGAACATCCTCGATGAGATTCTCGACCCAGTCGTGGAAGGAGAAGCGGATTATGCGAAGGGTAACCGCTTGATATCCCGACGCCACTGTGCACAGATGTCCAACTGGCGGTTTTTCGGGAACGCGCTCCTCACGATATTGACAAAGATTGCAAGCGGACACTGGGAGATGCGCGACCCACAGAACGGATACACCGCGATTTCCGCAACAGCGCTCGAAGAACTCTCGCTGAACGATCTGTTTGACGACTACGGGTTCCTGAACGATATGCTCATCCAGTTAGACGCTAATGGAATGACCGTACGAGACGTACCGATGGAGGCTTTTTACGGCGACGAGTCGAGTGGGATCAGATACGGTTCGTTCGTTCCGAAGCTATCTCTTCTGTTATTTCGTGGGTACATCTGGCGGTTACAACAAAAGTATCTCTCCCGAACGAAATCGGAGTAA